The Variovorax sp. S12S4 genome includes the window AGCTTGCCAGCTGCGCGACCGTCTCGGTGCGAGCGTTGTATGTCCGCAGGCCGTATTTCGCGTCCTTGGCGAAGCCAGGCAACAGGCCGAAGCGTCCATCGACCAGCTCCAGATCCGGCACGGCCTCGTCGCCTGACGCCCGCTCGGGTGGCCGACGGATGAACGGGGCCATCTGAGTTGGATAGATGTGCATGCCGCCCGGCGGCGGCACCCAGTGGGGCGGCAACTTGACGCCCATTTTCTCCAGCTGGCGGCGTCGCTTTTCGGCTTGGTAGTGGGAGCACATGGCGCATTTTGGGCGTGGCGAGCTGCCGATGTCCACGTCGCCACGTAGTTCAAAGTACTGTATATTTATCCAGCATGAGAGTCCGAGTTGAGCTGCGCCGACAGGCGGGCCGTTTCATCGCCCGCTTCCGAAAGACCGAGGGGTTCACTGGCGACCTGACGACCATGCGAAAGATGGTCTGGGACCGCCAAGTACCGTATCTCACGGTCCATTTGGAGCCTCGGCAAGGCCACCCGGGACTTCACTTTCCGGGGCCCGAGCTTTTCGAAGCCAGGGTGACGGAGGTCTCGGGCGACGTGATCCGCTTCATGGGCTGGGAAATCACGCCCGAGCTGTGCTGGTGTGTGCAGGAGTGGGATTGCACGCTGTTGGATGTCCACCGGAGATGACGATGAGCAAAATGAAGGTGCTGCGCCAGGACTGGTTCGACAGGTACGTCGCCGCGATGCTCGAAATTGAGCCGCGGCTCGCCGCTGATGACATCTGGGATGAGGCGTGGGAACTCTACGAGAGCAGAGGTCACGAGGACCCGGCCGCGGTCGCGCAGGAGGTCGCGCGCGTCGATGAAGCACCGCAGGAGGAACTCGTCCTCGGCGTGAACACGCCGGCGTGGATGACGCCGGGGGCTACGGTCCCGCCCGGCTGGAGGTTCGAAGATGGGCGCTGGCGCAACGATTGAAGACGAGTTGCTCGAAATGGCGCGAAGGGTCGGTGAACTCGGCCCCGGCGAGCCGATGCGCCCTTCTCTTCGGGAGTTTGCCGACTGCGTGGCGGGCCGCTGTGCACGCATCGGCGACCTCTATGGGGACTGGGACCGCAACGCCGGCGACCACATCCGGGCGGTCATGCACGAAATGCCAGAGCTGCTGCCGGCTTCCGCAGAGGACACACCATGCGAGTGAGCATGAGGCCTCGATATCGCGGCGGCACGCGTTTGAGCAAGCGTGAGTTCTTCGACCAGCCGTGTGTGTGCGGCATGCTGACCATGCAGACAGTGGAAGGCAGGGTTCAACTCGGCCTATGGGAGGCACGCCCAGACACTTTTCCGCCACCGCTGGGCATCCTTTGGCGCCCCGAAGTGGTCGCCTGCGCATTGGGCACCATCAGCTTTGCAGGGACGGAGTTCGTTAACGGGCGCTGGTGCTATCAAGTCTGGTACTGCGAGGTGCACAGCCTGCCCGACTCCCTCGCGCAAAAGTTGCTGGAAGCGGCCGCGACAATAAACCATGAGCCAAACTGAATTTTTCCCCGAGCCCGCCACCATCCTGCGCACGCCATCTTGGCTGGGCAGCAACGTGCACGAAGACCGCGAGCTGCCAATGGCACCCGGCGACTACAAGGTGACGCCCGGCGACCGCTGGACAGTCACCTCGCTGAAGACCAACGAGATCGTCTACAGCGGCATCGGCCCTGTCGAGATCCTGCGCGAGCGCGCAGCCACCTGAGTCGAAACGATGGCAAATCTTTACCTCTCGATGACCGATGCGCTCATCAAGCACTGGAAGGCAAACGGCAACGCTTACCCCAAAAAATTCATTATCACGTCGGCACAGCACAAGGCATACGTCGAGAGCCGCCTCATGGGCATTGGCGGCCACAACGTGGACGGCAGCGTCCACATGGACGTGCCGGTCGAGATCGCTGAGGGCACGCCTGGCGTGATGGTCAATGGCGACGGTTCAGAAGTTTCGCTGCAGTAAGAGCGCCCCGCTGCCGGCAGGCTCGCAGAGCCGACTGCGCACTCCGGTATCTATTGGAGAACGCATCAAATCCAGAAGGGCGAAAAAGCGCGAGCCGAATAGCGCTGAATCTTGACTCCAATCACGAGCCTGCAATCGTGCTGCGCGCCGTAGTCACGCTCTGGCGAAGGCGGCGCCAAGAGCCGGTCAGTTGTAATCGAGATGTTGCCGACCAGCCTATCGTCTTCCATGAGACAAAAGAATGGCCTCTCGTCTTGGTCCGGTTCCAAATAGCGCCCCAACTCTTGCCTCTGGGTAGGACGCCGCAAGGCGTCAAGCAGAGTTTTCAGTCGGTTGTCCAGATCAGCGTGTTGTACGACCTGGCCCGGGTCGCCGGCCCGTAGCATCAAAATATCCAAGGACAACACCACGGCGAACGACTCAGCGACTAGCGGGACAAATCTATAGTTGTCCAACGGAAACCTCTCCCCGAGCTGTTCTATCCTGGAGTGCGGTGGGGAAAGGTTCTGTCCCTCCAAATCCCAGCTACTTAGGTCCGGGGAAATCTGCCAAAGCCTCTTCAGTTGGGCGTGAAACACCTTCCGTATCTCATGCTTGTGGTTCGCATCACTGCGATGCTTCAGCTCACCCTCATACGTAAGTCGGAACTCCATCGAATCCTCCAGGTCCAGCGTTGGGCCGGGTGGGACACGGTGTCTTCGGCCGAGAGGGTCATAGCTTATCCTCGGCGGCGCTCAGGTGCGCCAAATGCAATCTGACTTTTCTCAGGGGCGCGCTTCGCCGCCTCTCGGTGCAGACGTCTGCACGAGCTCGGCGAAGGTCACTCCGGCGCCGAGGTCGATGGCGTCACAAACAATTGCTATGGAGTTTTCCTGCACTTCGGGCACGTAAAGGGACGTGCGGACGACCTACCAGCGCTCGAAAGTAAGCCTGCTCGAAAGCCACAGTGCCCACATTCGAAATTTGCAACAACCGTAGTTTCTACGCCCGTTTGCCCAAGATTGGGGACAAGTTGGCCCGAACACATTGGGCAGCGGTTGGACGCTCGAGTCGACGCATTCACACCCACCACTGTTTTGCAGCGGGGGCAAAAACTTCCAAAGGTCAATGACGCGGCCGTCGTCATCTCAACCAATCCGCATCCCAGTTACTGATCCAGATCCATGCGAAGTCGCGGAAACTTTGGTTCCGGGTTTGATCTGGATGTTCTTCGCGTCAGGACTGATGTCCAGGCCAGTAACGGAGCCCGAACCATGGCCGACTGCCTCGATCAAGCCATCCAGAGAGATCCCCTTTTCGCTTGACTCTCGGAGCGCACTAGAAATTGCCTCGTCGATCTTGCAGAGCAAATCCAAAGCGATGTCTTGCTTGATCCGGCCCTCCTCCGCTTCCAGCGCTTCACCACGTCCCAAGAACAACTTCCCCAGTGCGCCGACCGGGTCTGAGAATACGCCCGCGAAAGCAACCCAGGCATTGCGATTCAAGACCTTCTTGCTACGCGCTTCCAGCGTTGTTGAAATTGCCTCTTGCAGTTCCAGGTTCAGCATATCTTGACTCCTTGAGACCGAATTTCAGTGTGAACTTCGGGACCAAAGCATACGCTCTAAAGGGAATCTCAAAGCGCGGGCGACACGGGCGATGGGTGCGCCCACCGTTCATCTGAACAGTCAAATGTTCTGCGGTCAGGCGAAACATTCGTGCCTTCGCGGCACATGCCGTGCGCGGCCGTGAAAGTCTCGGGCCGAGACAGCGCTCTCGCGGACCGCACGTAGTTCGGCGGTGTGGGTCATAGGTTTCACATTGAAGTGACCCCCGGTGGCGCGACGTTTCAAAGAGATGACCGTGCCGCAGCGCAAATTAGATCGACTGCTTTCGCCGTACCTGAAGCTCAAGCACGACGCGCAAAAGAGCACACAAATCCGTAAAAGCTCGTAACAAAACACCCCCATGGCGCGCCGCCACGCCAGAGCTGGCGCGGGGCGACACTCGCCGACCAAGTCGTAAAAACAACTACCCGAAGCGCGCGGGCTCGGTGGGGGTTAGACCGCGCGCCGGCGGGCGCAGGCAGCGTCGGGCCGACGGGCCGACGGGCAGGGTGCCTCGGCCTTGCGGGGAGGCGGCAAGGGGCTTAGCCGGCCCGTGGAGACGCTTTGGACACGCCGGCAAGGGCGGGAGCACTGGACGACGATCCGGTCAGGAGAGGCTGAAAGTAGACAGCCGAGCCGAAGCGTTCAATACTCTCCCGTCTTCGGCACTGAGGAGAACGGGATGAGGAAAGCGCTGGTTCTTGCCACGTTGGTCATCGCGAGCGCTGCTCAGGCGCAAACCAGACCCAGCGTTCCTTCTACGTCTGGCACATACCCCGGGTTGGTAGTCGTGCCAAACAAGCAAGGCACTCGCTTTGGCTACTACGTGAATGGCAAGCTCGTAGGCGTAGGGGCGGAGAGCCCTTGGGCAAAAGACAAGGACCCCGAGCCGGACCCTCCGCCAAAGCCCTGGCCAGATCCGCCTATGCCCCCCCGCCGCCTCCGCCTCCGCCGCCGCCGTCGTGTACGCTGCCAATGTGCTGTCGGCCGTTTTGCGACTTCGATGCCAAGCTAATGAATCCTGACATGCCTGTCGTTCAGTTTCCATCGACTCTTGATAGTCTCGCGAAGAAACATGGGCCCAGCGGACCAGTCGGGCCTATAAGGCCCGCGCCGCCACCGACGCGATAGATGGAAGACCACCCAGGAAAGGCTGAGGTCGCGCCTAGAGTCAGGCTTCGGCCGCCGCCGGCGGATCGGTGAACCGCACCAGTTCGTCCCCTGCCCAGGCGTTCAACTCACGGAATCGCTGCATCAACGGTCGGATCTCGTTGTCGACGAACACGCGCAGCGCGTCGGGTGCGTTGCCGAAGCCGCCGGCGTTGGTGGGCACGATGCCCAGCAGTCCAGGCGGCACGCGATGAGCAGCAAGCACGTCGTCTTTGCTGACGTTCTTGATCGCCGCGAAGTCGTCCTTCGCCGCCACCTCGCTGACCGGAATCAGCTTCAACCCGTCGGACTTGCCACCGGGCATGTGCAGAAACAGATTGCGAAAATTACCCGGCCCTTTCGAGTCCTTCAGTGCCTTGCGCAACGCCTCGGCATCGTCGTTGTCGACCTGGCCCTCGGTCAGGTACAAGATGAATCCGGCATGCGAGCCGTTCGCGTAATACTTGCGCCGGAACATCGTCGCGGCCTCGTTCAACCAGGCGGACTGCAGCGCGCTCAGGTACTCGGGCAGGCCGTAGATCTCCTGATTGATGTCGTCCTCGCGCAGATGGAACACCGACCCCTGCCGGAATTCGTGCTCTTCCTGCCAGCTGCGCACAAAGAAATAGCGCCCATCCTCCTGCCCGCGCCGCGTGTACTTGGCCAGCGAGTGCTGCAACGCCATGGCCCGGCCGGTGAAGGCGCGCGGCTGTTCGAGGTAGCCATTCCCGAAAACAAGAAAGTCCAGCGCCCAGGCCCCAAACGTCGCGCTAGACAGCCGCGGGTGCGGCACGAACATCGACTTCAGAAGATTCCGCTTCAGGAAGATCGCCGAACCATGGTGCGGCGATGCCCGGAACGCGTTGGCCAACCCCTCCCAAGGCAGAGGCGGCTCGTACCAGCGGCCATTGAACATGCTCTCGACATAGTCGAGCAGCTGCAGCCGGCTCACGGGCTCGGGGTCGCCGAAGCTGAACGCCTCGACCGCGCCGCCATCGCCTTGCGTCATCAACGCGGTCGACGGCACCACGGGTGGCGTGCGAGTGAGGGCCACCGCGCGCCCTTGTGTGACCTTGCTGGCCTTGCGTTTGCTCATTCAAAAATCTCCATGCGGGAACTGCCGCCGACCACGTCGCCGGCCAGCGTTTCGTTATCCAGCGCGTGCATCGTTGCCCACGCCAGGTCTGCGTGGCCGGTCTCTTCAGATCGGCCAGAGTCATAGGTCACGTTCCGGCCGCTGGCGGTCATCACGCGCTTGATCGCCATGAAGGCCGCGGCAATGTCGGTCCATCCGGCATCGAACTCGAGTCGCCCCTTGTGGATCACCTGCTGTGCTTTCAGCACCAGGCGTTGCTTCACCTCGATGCTGTATTGGTAGCCCTTCACCTGCGGAAAGAACTTCTTCACGATCTGGTGCACACCTTCGCCAAGGCCTGTCTTGTCGATGCCGATGTGAACCACGTTGTATTGCTGCGTGATGCGGCGGATCGCCTCGGCCTGCGCCTCGAAGTCCGACCCCTTGAACTGCTCGCGGTGCAGGATGCGGAACTTGCCGCCAGGCACGCGAGGCGGGGCCACTACCACCAGCGCCGCCGCGTCGCCTTTGTCCGAAGGGTCATAGCCGACCCACACAGGGTTATGCGCGTAGGGCCGCAGCCACAGCGGCTTCACGTCGGCCCAGGTCTCCCAGCTGTCGACCATGCAGGCCTGCATCTGAGCCAGCGTGAACAGCGACAGGCTGTCGTCGATGAACTGGCACATGAACAGGTTCGCGAACTCGTCGAGGCTGTATTCCTCGCGCAGCTCGGCGATGTCGAACAGATCGAAGCCCATCGCGACCGCGTCTTCCACGGTGACGATGTCGCGCCACTTCCGATCCAGGCCAAGCACGCCGCCTCGCAGCGCCTTGTGGCTCGTGTTGATGCGCACATGGTCGCGCTTCGCACGGCCCTTGTTCCGGTCGTCACCGGTCCAAAAGCCATAGGCCTCGTGCGACATCGCCGATGGCGTGCTGAAGTACGTCTTTCGCCAATGCTTGTGCGAGGCCATCGCGCTGGCCAGCTTGTTGATGGTTCTGAAGCGAGGAACCCAAAAGAATTCATCGAAGTAGAAGTCGCCGTGATACGACTGGGCCGTCATCGCGTTGGTGCCCAGGAAGATCAGCTCGGCGCCGTTCCACAGCTTGAGGTTTTCGCCCTTCAGCTCAACATCGGCTTCCTTCGCAAAGTCGACGATGTAACTGCGGAACTGGTGAGCCTGCGCCTTCGAGGCCGAGAGAAAGAGCTTGTTGCGCCCCTCCCGCGCCGCCGACAACAGGGCCTCACGCGCGAAATAGAAGGTGGCTCCGATCTGCCGAGACTTGAGCACCAGGCGCGTGCGCTGCAGCTGCTGATCGAACCAGTTCTGATGAAACGGGAAGTTGGACTCGCGCAGTTTTTCTTCCAGCAACGCGACCTGCTCGTCGCTGAACTCGTTGCGCTTGGGTTTGCGCTTCGGGCCCGCATTGCGTGCCGCAATCGCTGGATTCAGGTCACCCTCTTTGCCGGTCTGCTGGTACTTCTCGACGCGTGCGGTGCGCTCCAACTGCCGGCCCAGCAGGTCGATTTCTTTGTAGTCGCCGCCGGTTTTTTCCGTCTTCAGGATCAGCTGAATCAGCCGCACCTCAAGCGCACCATTGACGCGGTCGAGCGGCTGCGCGTCATCCCACTTGTCCGCTTCCTTCCAGCCGTACACGGTCGACGCGGGTAT containing:
- a CDS encoding phage portal protein; translation: MSKRKASKVTQGRAVALTRTPPVVPSTALMTQGDGGAVEAFSFGDPEPVSRLQLLDYVESMFNGRWYEPPLPWEGLANAFRASPHHGSAIFLKRNLLKSMFVPHPRLSSATFGAWALDFLVFGNGYLEQPRAFTGRAMALQHSLAKYTRRGQEDGRYFFVRSWQEEHEFRQGSVFHLREDDINQEIYGLPEYLSALQSAWLNEAATMFRRKYYANGSHAGFILYLTEGQVDNDDAEALRKALKDSKGPGNFRNLFLHMPGGKSDGLKLIPVSEVAAKDDFAAIKNVSKDDVLAAHRVPPGLLGIVPTNAGGFGNAPDALRVFVDNEIRPLMQRFRELNAWAGDELVRFTDPPAAAEA
- a CDS encoding terminase large subunit domain-containing protein translates to MTATESGQIATLTPAAQPRTAARFLAWTGWKVKQIAEHLGIPASTVYGWKEADKWDDAQPLDRVNGALEVRLIQLILKTEKTGGDYKEIDLLGRQLERTARVEKYQQTGKEGDLNPAIAARNAGPKRKPKRNEFSDEQVALLEEKLRESNFPFHQNWFDQQLQRTRLVLKSRQIGATFYFAREALLSAAREGRNKLFLSASKAQAHQFRSYIVDFAKEADVELKGENLKLWNGAELIFLGTNAMTAQSYHGDFYFDEFFWVPRFRTINKLASAMASHKHWRKTYFSTPSAMSHEAYGFWTGDDRNKGRAKRDHVRINTSHKALRGGVLGLDRKWRDIVTVEDAVAMGFDLFDIAELREEYSLDEFANLFMCQFIDDSLSLFTLAQMQACMVDSWETWADVKPLWLRPYAHNPVWVGYDPSDKGDAAALVVVAPPRVPGGKFRILHREQFKGSDFEAQAEAIRRITQQYNVVHIGIDKTGLGEGVHQIVKKFFPQVKGYQYSIEVKQRLVLKAQQVIHKGRLEFDAGWTDIAAAFMAIKRVMTASGRNVTYDSGRSEETGHADLAWATMHALDNETLAGDVVGGSSRMEIFE